In Massilia violaceinigra, one DNA window encodes the following:
- a CDS encoding tetratricopeptide repeat protein, with protein MKKLLVAMIVAFGLHASALAGFTEGANAYNARDYARALKEVAPLARAGHMEAQHLLGLMYYMGRGVARDYKQAMLWHRKAAEQGKADAQYVVGAMYYTGNAVPLDHKEAIAWFRKAAEQGHAEAQHALGLMYRYHAAGMPQDKVLAYMLWNLAAASGNANATEHRAAIAKRMTQEQIDEAQALSRAWRPGTPLPRQSRSGGGAG; from the coding sequence ATGAAAAAACTACTCGTTGCGATGATCGTCGCATTCGGCCTGCACGCCAGCGCGCTGGCCGGTTTTACCGAAGGTGCCAACGCCTACAATGCGCGCGATTATGCGCGCGCGCTGAAAGAAGTCGCGCCGCTGGCGCGGGCGGGGCATATGGAGGCGCAGCATTTGCTCGGCCTCATGTATTACATGGGACGCGGGGTGGCGCGCGACTACAAGCAAGCCATGCTGTGGCACCGCAAGGCGGCCGAGCAGGGCAAGGCCGACGCGCAGTATGTGGTGGGGGCGATGTATTACACCGGCAATGCGGTGCCGCTCGATCACAAGGAAGCGATCGCGTGGTTCCGCAAGGCGGCCGAGCAGGGGCACGCGGAGGCGCAGCATGCGCTGGGGCTGATGTACCGGTATCACGCGGCGGGGATGCCGCAGGATAAGGTGCTCGCTTATATGTTGTGGAACCTGGCGGCGGCCAGCGGCAATGCGAATGCGACCGAGCACAGGGCGGCCATTGCCAAGCGCATGACGCAGGAGCAGATCGACGAGGCGCAGGCGCTGTCGCGCGCCTGGCGCCCGGGGACGCCGTTGCCGAGGCAGTCGCGCAGTGGGGGTGGGGCGGGGTAG
- a CDS encoding NAD(P)H-quinone oxidoreductase, with protein MRAIEIKQPGPPDVLQLCERPVPELKPGEVLIRVHAAGINRPDVLQRLGHYPVPPGASDLPGLEVAGEIVDGDLAGSSFQKGDMVCALVQGGGYAEFCAAPLLQCLPVPAGLSPLEAASLPENYFTVWSNVFDRAKLAAGETLLVQGGTSGIGVTAIQLAAAFGLRVFATAGSADKCRATESLGAERGIDYKTEDFVAVVKSLTGNKGVDVILDMVGGDYLPREIDCLADDGRIALIALLGGAKANIDLGQVLRRRLTISGSTLRPRPVAFKGAIAADLREHVWPLFEAGKVRPVIFKTFPLEQAAQAHALMESSTHIGKIMLQVV; from the coding sequence ATGCGTGCCATCGAAATCAAGCAACCCGGCCCTCCCGATGTTCTGCAACTGTGCGAGCGTCCCGTCCCTGAACTGAAACCCGGCGAAGTGCTCATCCGTGTGCACGCGGCCGGCATCAACCGTCCCGACGTGCTGCAGCGCCTCGGCCACTACCCGGTCCCACCGGGCGCGTCTGACCTGCCGGGCCTCGAAGTGGCCGGCGAAATTGTCGACGGCGACCTGGCCGGCAGCAGTTTCCAAAAAGGCGACATGGTCTGCGCCCTGGTCCAGGGTGGCGGCTACGCCGAATTTTGCGCCGCGCCCCTCCTGCAATGTTTGCCCGTGCCCGCCGGCCTGAGCCCGCTCGAAGCGGCGTCCCTGCCTGAAAACTACTTCACGGTCTGGAGCAACGTGTTCGACCGCGCCAAACTGGCCGCCGGCGAAACCCTGCTGGTGCAGGGCGGCACCTCCGGCATCGGCGTGACCGCCATCCAGCTCGCCGCCGCGTTCGGCCTGCGCGTGTTCGCCACCGCCGGCAGCGCCGACAAATGCCGCGCCACCGAGTCGCTCGGCGCCGAACGCGGCATCGATTACAAAACCGAGGACTTCGTCGCCGTGGTCAAGTCGCTTACCGGCAACAAGGGCGTCGATGTCATCCTCGACATGGTCGGCGGCGACTATCTGCCGCGCGAAATCGATTGCCTGGCCGACGATGGCCGCATCGCCCTGATCGCCCTGCTGGGCGGCGCCAAGGCCAATATCGACCTCGGCCAGGTGCTGCGGCGCCGCCTGACGATTTCCGGCTCGACCCTGCGCCCGCGCCCGGTCGCCTTCAAGGGCGCCATCGCGGCGGACCTGCGCGAACACGTCTGGCCGCTGTTTGAAGCCGGCAAGGTGCGCCCCGTCATTTTCAAGACCTTCCCCCTGGAACAGGCCGCCCAGGCCCATGCGCTGATGGAGAGTTCTACCCATATCGGGAAG